One Roseomonas sp. OT10 DNA window includes the following coding sequences:
- the ndk gene encoding nucleoside-diphosphate kinase: MAIERTFSILKPDATRRNLTGKINAVFEEKGLRIVAQKRILMSQAMAETFYGVHKERPFFKDLVSFMTSGPVVVQVLEGENAVAANREIMGATNPANAAEGTIRKLFAESIEANSVHGSDSPENAATEIAYFFAGSEIVG; this comes from the coding sequence ATGGCCATCGAGCGCACCTTCAGCATCCTCAAGCCCGACGCGACGCGCCGCAACCTGACCGGCAAGATCAACGCCGTGTTCGAGGAGAAGGGCCTGCGCATCGTCGCCCAGAAGCGCATCCTGATGTCCCAGGCGATGGCCGAGACCTTCTACGGCGTCCACAAGGAGCGGCCCTTCTTCAAGGACCTCGTCTCCTTCATGACCTCCGGCCCGGTGGTCGTGCAGGTTCTGGAGGGCGAGAACGCCGTGGCCGCCAACCGCGAGATCATGGGCGCCACCAACCCGGCCAACGCCGCCGAGGGCACCATCCGCAAGCTCTTCGCCGAGAGCATCGAGGCGAACAGCGTGCACGGCTCCGACAGCCCGGAGAACGCGGCGACCGAGATCGCCTACTTCTTCGCCGGCTCCGAGATCGTCGGCTGA
- a CDS encoding nucleotidyltransferase family protein, which yields MNGAVPAAPGPAQAERLLSLLRRDAALLRLLGVLRGLDLPDWLLVSGCLYQSAWNALTGRPADYGLRDYDLAYFDPDTSWEAEDRVIRRVAAATAGLGLPAPVEARNQARIHLWFEGHFGHCYGSPLRDTAQALTRYAATAHAVGVRWEADGAWRVVAPFGLEDLFAMVLRPNPALDNAASHAAKAARAKAFWPEVTVLPWPGA from the coding sequence ATGAACGGCGCGGTGCCGGCGGCCCCCGGCCCCGCCCAGGCGGAGCGGCTGCTGTCGCTGCTGCGCCGGGACGCGGCGCTGCTGCGGCTGCTGGGCGTGCTGCGCGGGCTGGACCTGCCGGACTGGCTGCTGGTGTCCGGCTGCCTCTACCAGTCCGCCTGGAACGCGCTGACCGGGCGCCCTGCGGACTACGGGCTGCGCGACTACGACCTGGCCTATTTCGACCCCGACACGTCGTGGGAGGCGGAGGACCGGGTGATCCGCCGGGTGGCTGCGGCCACCGCCGGGCTCGGCCTGCCGGCCCCGGTGGAGGCGCGCAACCAGGCCCGCATCCACCTGTGGTTCGAGGGGCATTTCGGCCATTGCTACGGCTCGCCGCTGCGCGACACGGCGCAGGCGCTGACCCGCTACGCCGCGACCGCCCATGCGGTGGGGGTGCGTTGGGAGGCGGACGGCGCCTGGCGGGTGGTGGCGCCCTTCGGGCTGGAGGACCTGTTCGCCATGGTGCTGCGGCCCAACCCGGCGCTGGACAACGCCGCCAGCCACGCCGCCAAGGCCGCCCGGGCGAAGGCGTTCTGGCCGGAGGTCACGGTGCTGCCCTGGCCCGGGGCCTGA
- the mtgA gene encoding monofunctional biosynthetic peptidoglycan transglycosylase — protein sequence MPPHPAAARPGRFPRLRRLALVAGLVLLLGPLVPILAARLLPVPGTPLMLLRAAQGYPIHQDWVPYERISPALARAVVAAEDNFFCLQSFGFDLAALREEVGTWWEGQRPRGASTITMQTAKNLLLWPGRDPVRKVLEAWLTPQIALLWPRQRVLEVYLNIVEFGPGIYGAEAAARAHFGKPASALSNQEAAQLAVVLPNPLGWSASRPDAALLHRARVIRQRVGQLGPLLDCLE from the coding sequence ATGCCGCCCCACCCTGCTGCCGCCCGCCCCGGGCGCTTCCCGCGGCTGCGCCGGCTCGCCCTCGTGGCGGGGCTGGTGCTGCTGCTGGGGCCGCTGGTGCCGATCCTGGCGGCACGGCTGCTGCCGGTGCCGGGCACGCCGCTGATGCTGCTGCGCGCCGCGCAGGGCTATCCGATCCACCAGGACTGGGTGCCCTATGAGCGGATCTCGCCGGCCCTGGCGCGCGCGGTGGTGGCGGCCGAGGACAACTTCTTCTGCCTGCAAAGCTTCGGCTTCGACCTGGCCGCGCTGCGCGAGGAGGTCGGGACTTGGTGGGAGGGGCAGCGTCCCCGCGGCGCCAGCACCATCACCATGCAGACGGCCAAGAACCTCCTGCTCTGGCCGGGACGCGACCCCGTGCGCAAGGTGCTGGAGGCCTGGCTGACGCCACAGATCGCCCTGCTCTGGCCGCGCCAGCGCGTCCTGGAGGTCTACCTCAACATCGTGGAGTTCGGTCCCGGCATCTACGGCGCCGAGGCCGCCGCCCGGGCCCATTTCGGCAAGCCGGCCTCCGCCCTGTCGAACCAGGAGGCGGCGCAGCTTGCGGTCGTGCTGCCCAATCCGCTGGGCTGGTCCGCCTCCCGCCCCGATGCCGCCCTGCTGCACCGGGCGCGGGTCATCCGCCAGCGCGTCGGGCAGCTCGGCCCGCTGCTGGACTGCCTGGAATGA
- a CDS encoding ring-cleaving dioxygenase, producing the protein MQLTGIHHLTAITADAPGNHRFYTRVLGMRLVKKTVNQDDTSAYHLFYADGVGSPGSDLTFFDWPVGAESRGTHAITRTGLRVGGRDALGWWSSHLYAAGVEHPGVTERDGRAVIDFEDPEGQRLTLIDDGGSAAPHPWDRSPVPPAHQIRGLGPITISVPRLEPTALVLDRLLGMREERRYPGAQGEVHVFAMGEGGPAAELHVAVEPSLPTATQGAGAVHHVAFRVPDAEYDDWANRLHAARVPNSGRVDRFWFRSLYFREPNGILFELATDGPGFATDEPLERLGESLSLPPFLEPRRAAIEAGLKPLD; encoded by the coding sequence ATGCAGCTCACCGGCATCCACCACCTGACGGCCATCACCGCCGATGCCCCCGGCAACCACCGCTTCTACACGCGGGTGCTGGGGATGCGTCTGGTGAAGAAGACGGTCAACCAGGACGACACCTCCGCCTACCACCTGTTCTACGCCGATGGCGTCGGCAGCCCCGGCAGCGACCTGACCTTCTTCGACTGGCCGGTCGGTGCGGAGAGCCGCGGCACCCATGCGATCACCCGGACCGGCCTGCGGGTGGGCGGGCGGGATGCGCTGGGCTGGTGGTCCTCTCACCTCTACGCCGCCGGGGTGGAGCACCCGGGGGTGACCGAGCGCGACGGCCGCGCGGTCATCGACTTCGAGGATCCCGAGGGGCAGCGCCTGACCCTGATCGACGATGGCGGGTCCGCCGCGCCCCATCCCTGGGACCGCTCGCCCGTCCCGCCCGCGCACCAGATCCGCGGCCTGGGCCCGATCACCATCAGCGTGCCGCGGCTGGAGCCGACCGCCCTCGTCCTCGACCGGCTGCTCGGCATGCGCGAGGAGCGGCGCTACCCCGGTGCCCAGGGCGAGGTGCACGTCTTCGCCATGGGGGAGGGGGGGCCGGCGGCCGAGCTGCACGTGGCGGTGGAGCCCTCCCTGCCCACGGCGACGCAGGGCGCCGGCGCCGTCCACCACGTGGCCTTCCGCGTCCCCGATGCGGAGTACGACGACTGGGCCAACCGGCTGCACGCCGCCCGCGTGCCGAATTCCGGGCGGGTGGACCGCTTCTGGTTCCGCTCGCTCTATTTCCGCGAGCCGAACGGCATCCTGTTCGAGCTGGCGACCGACGGCCCCGGCTTCGCCACCGACGAGCCGCTGGAGCGCCTGGGCGAGAGCCTGTCCCTGCCGCCCTTCCTCGAACCCCGGCGCGCGGCGATCGAGGCGGGGCTGAAGCCGCTCGACTGA
- a CDS encoding ABC-F family ATP-binding cassette domain-containing protein yields the protein MTVLTIRDLTVRLAGRTLLDAASLQLDPGRKIGLVGRNGAGKSTLFRVLTGQLQPDGGEVRFAARARMAYLAQEAPGGDASLLETVLEADTERAALLAELEAGIVPEREAEVHERLRAIAADAAPARAATVLSGLGFDAAAQARPVGEYSGGWRMRVALARALFLEPDLLLLDEPTNHLDLEATIWLESWLKRFPGAAIIISHDRDLLDRCVDGIAHLERGTITSYPGGYGEFLRIRNERRAQQVAQNAKVAAERAHMQAFVDRFRYKASKARQAQSRLKALEKLPPIEAVTEDRVTPFAFPEPAEVAPPILTMEHAATGYDGRPILRNLDLRLDQDDRVALLGSNGNGKSTLAKLIAGRLAPIEGEVRRTPRLKVGFFAQHQAEELDLDGTPLTHMQAALPKATETQCRAQLARFGLDVDRATTRIADCSGGEKARLLLALCTREAPQLLILDEPTNHLDMDAREALIRALADYGGAVLLITHDPRLVELVADRLWLVADGTVRSFDGDMDDYRGFLADRARPAARDAGPAKRDDRRGRAEARAALAPLRERVKEIEARIEKLKLEDGLIERKLADPDFYAKRKASDITWANTRRAAIAHQIGLLEEEWLELSERLEAA from the coding sequence ATGACCGTCCTGACCATCCGTGACCTGACCGTCCGCCTCGCCGGCCGCACCCTGCTGGACGCGGCCTCGCTGCAACTGGACCCCGGGCGCAAGATCGGGCTGGTGGGCCGCAACGGCGCGGGCAAGTCCACCCTGTTCCGCGTGCTGACCGGGCAGTTGCAGCCCGATGGCGGCGAGGTCCGCTTCGCCGCCCGCGCCCGCATGGCCTATCTGGCGCAGGAGGCGCCGGGCGGCGACGCCTCTCTGCTGGAGACGGTGCTGGAGGCGGATACCGAGCGCGCCGCCCTGCTGGCCGAGCTGGAGGCGGGGATCGTCCCGGAGCGGGAGGCAGAGGTGCACGAGCGCCTGCGCGCCATCGCCGCCGATGCCGCGCCCGCGCGGGCGGCCACGGTGCTCTCCGGCCTGGGCTTCGACGCGGCGGCGCAGGCGCGGCCGGTGGGCGAGTATTCCGGCGGCTGGCGCATGCGCGTGGCGCTGGCCCGGGCGCTGTTCCTGGAGCCCGACCTGCTGCTGCTGGACGAGCCGACCAACCACCTCGACCTGGAAGCCACGATCTGGCTGGAGAGCTGGCTGAAGCGTTTCCCGGGTGCGGCCATCATCATCAGCCACGACCGCGACCTGCTGGACCGCTGCGTGGACGGGATCGCGCATCTGGAGCGCGGCACCATCACCAGCTACCCGGGCGGCTACGGCGAGTTCCTGCGCATCCGCAACGAGCGCCGGGCGCAGCAGGTGGCGCAGAACGCCAAGGTCGCGGCCGAGCGGGCGCACATGCAGGCCTTCGTGGACCGCTTCCGCTACAAGGCGTCCAAGGCGCGGCAGGCGCAGTCGCGGCTGAAGGCGCTGGAGAAGCTGCCGCCGATCGAGGCGGTGACGGAGGACCGCGTCACCCCCTTCGCCTTCCCCGAGCCGGCGGAGGTGGCGCCGCCGATCCTGACCATGGAGCACGCCGCCACCGGCTATGACGGCCGGCCGATCCTGCGCAACCTCGACCTGCGGCTGGACCAGGACGACCGCGTGGCGCTGCTGGGCTCCAACGGCAACGGCAAGTCCACGCTGGCCAAGCTGATCGCCGGCCGCCTCGCGCCCATCGAGGGCGAGGTGCGCCGCACGCCGCGGCTGAAGGTCGGCTTCTTCGCGCAGCACCAGGCGGAGGAGCTGGACCTCGACGGCACGCCGCTCACCCACATGCAGGCGGCGCTGCCCAAGGCGACGGAGACGCAGTGCCGTGCCCAGCTCGCGCGCTTCGGCCTCGACGTGGACCGCGCGACGACGCGCATCGCCGACTGCTCGGGCGGCGAGAAGGCGCGGCTGCTGCTGGCGCTCTGCACGCGCGAGGCGCCGCAGCTCCTCATCCTCGACGAGCCGACCAACCACCTCGACATGGATGCGCGGGAGGCGCTGATCCGCGCGCTGGCCGATTACGGCGGCGCCGTGCTGCTCATCACCCACGACCCGCGCCTGGTCGAGCTGGTGGCCGACCGGCTGTGGCTGGTGGCGGACGGCACGGTGCGCAGCTTCGACGGCGACATGGACGACTATCGCGGCTTCCTCGCCGACCGCGCCCGCCCGGCGGCACGCGATGCGGGCCCCGCGAAGCGCGACGACCGGCGCGGCCGCGCCGAGGCCCGCGCGGCGCTGGCCCCCCTGCGCGAGCGGGTGAAGGAGATCGAGGCGCGGATCGAGAAGCTGAAGCTGGAGGACGGGCTGATCGAGCGCAAGCTCGCCGACCCCGACTTCTATGCCAAACGCAAGGCGTCCGACATCACCTGGGCCAACACCCGCCGCGCCGCCATCGCCCACCAGATCGGCCTGCTAGAAGAGGAATGGCTGGAACTGTCGGAGCGGCTGGAGGCGGCGTGA
- a CDS encoding Bug family tripartite tricarboxylate transporter substrate binding protein, whose amino-acid sequence MTIPTMPRRRALLAASGAAALLPAAPLRAQAWPARPVRIVVPFPPGGLVDTLARAVSQRLTAQLGQPMVVENRAGAGGNIGADVVAKSAPDGYTLLASSLGPLAVNQFIYPSMPYDTRTAFAPVVLLAQTPKVMCVAKARPWRDVAAVVAEAKARPGQLTAGSAGSGSSLHLALELFKRITGTEIQHVSYRGAAPAVTDLAAGQIDMLFDNIPNILGQIRGDGVRALAVATERRVPQLPEVPTMREQGVDFLFGTAFGLAAPAGTPTEIVTRVAEVVTAALRDPEIGGRLAEQGAILGGGTPAQFAAVVEQERTTLEPVIRAAAIRAE is encoded by the coding sequence ATGACCATCCCGACCATGCCGCGGCGCCGGGCGCTGCTGGCCGCATCCGGCGCCGCCGCGCTGCTCCCCGCCGCGCCGCTGCGCGCGCAGGCCTGGCCGGCGAGGCCGGTGCGCATCGTCGTGCCCTTCCCGCCGGGCGGGCTGGTGGACACGCTGGCGCGCGCCGTCTCGCAACGGCTGACCGCGCAGCTCGGCCAGCCCATGGTGGTGGAGAACCGCGCGGGTGCCGGCGGCAACATCGGTGCCGATGTCGTGGCGAAGAGCGCGCCGGACGGCTACACGCTGCTGGCCAGTTCCCTGGGGCCGCTGGCCGTCAACCAGTTCATCTATCCCAGCATGCCCTACGACACGCGGACCGCCTTCGCGCCGGTCGTGCTGCTGGCGCAGACGCCGAAGGTGATGTGCGTGGCGAAGGCCCGGCCCTGGCGGGACGTCGCCGCCGTGGTGGCGGAGGCGAAGGCGCGGCCCGGCCAGCTGACCGCCGGCTCCGCCGGGAGCGGCAGCAGCCTGCATCTGGCGCTGGAGCTGTTCAAGCGGATCACGGGGACGGAGATCCAGCACGTGTCGTACCGCGGCGCGGCGCCGGCGGTGACGGATCTCGCCGCCGGGCAGATCGACATGCTCTTCGACAACATCCCCAACATCCTCGGCCAGATCCGCGGCGACGGCGTGCGCGCCCTGGCGGTGGCGACCGAGCGGCGCGTGCCGCAACTGCCGGAGGTGCCGACCATGCGGGAGCAGGGAGTGGATTTCCTGTTCGGCACCGCCTTCGGCCTGGCCGCCCCCGCCGGCACGCCGACGGAGATCGTCACGCGCGTGGCGGAGGTGGTGACCGCCGCGCTGCGGGATCCGGAGATCGGCGGCCGGCTGGCGGAGCAGGGCGCGATCCTGGGCGGCGGCACCCCGGCGCAGTTCGCCGCGGTGGTGGAGCAGGAACGGACCACGCTGGAGCCCGTGATCCGCGCCGCGGCGATCCGGGCGGAGTAG
- the mdlC gene encoding benzoylformate decarboxylase, whose amino-acid sequence MAQSPSGGMTTVRQAVLDLLRQLGMTTVFGNPGSTELPLLDRWPEDFRYILGLQEASVVGMADGYARATGRAAFVNLHSAAGVGHALGNVFTAWRNQAPLVISAGQQVRALLPNHPFLGAQDAAQFPKPYVKFSIEPARAEDVPAAIAHAHHVAMQKPCGPTFVSIPVDDWAAPCRAVVPRIVSADVAPDPALIAEAVRLLVAARRPVLVVGPEVDQEGAGAAMVALAERIGAPVLASPFSSRLSFPEDHALFAGFLAAAPQAVSQVLSAYDLVLVIGAPVFTFHVGGEAAIFRDGPPILQLTADAEAAAAAPAGTGIVGSLRLALPALHAALPPADRPPPAPRRRAAPPPPAEPIPAAWLLHRLHAALPGEAILVEEAPSHRPAMQEQLPRTRWGSFFTMASGGLGYSLPAAVGIALARPGERVVALIGDGSMMYSPQALWTAVQHGLPLTVVVVNNGGYGAMRSFSQVLQVRDVPGIDLPGLDFVALARSMGCPGQRVTRPEELDGALHAACRSEGPALVEVVVDAAIPTLYHRG is encoded by the coding sequence ATGGCGCAATCGCCTTCGGGTGGCATGACCACGGTGCGCCAGGCGGTGCTGGACCTGCTGCGCCAACTCGGCATGACCACGGTCTTCGGCAATCCCGGCTCCACCGAGCTGCCGCTGCTGGATCGCTGGCCGGAGGATTTCCGCTATATCCTCGGGCTGCAGGAAGCCTCGGTGGTCGGCATGGCGGATGGCTACGCCCGGGCCACCGGCCGGGCGGCCTTCGTCAACCTGCACTCGGCGGCGGGCGTCGGGCACGCGCTGGGGAATGTCTTCACCGCCTGGCGCAACCAGGCGCCGCTGGTCATCTCCGCCGGGCAGCAGGTGCGGGCGCTGCTGCCGAACCACCCCTTCCTCGGCGCGCAGGACGCGGCGCAGTTCCCGAAGCCCTACGTCAAGTTCAGCATCGAGCCGGCGCGGGCCGAGGACGTGCCCGCCGCCATCGCCCATGCCCATCACGTCGCGATGCAGAAGCCCTGCGGCCCGACCTTCGTCTCCATCCCGGTGGACGACTGGGCCGCGCCCTGCCGTGCGGTGGTGCCGCGCATCGTCTCGGCCGACGTCGCGCCCGATCCGGCGCTGATCGCCGAGGCGGTGCGGCTGCTCGTCGCCGCGCGCCGCCCGGTCCTGGTGGTCGGGCCGGAGGTGGACCAGGAGGGGGCGGGCGCGGCGATGGTCGCCCTGGCCGAGCGCATCGGCGCGCCGGTGCTGGCCAGCCCCTTCTCCTCCCGGCTTTCCTTTCCCGAGGACCATGCGCTCTTCGCCGGCTTCCTGGCCGCCGCGCCGCAGGCGGTGTCGCAGGTGCTCTCGGCCTACGACCTCGTCCTGGTGATCGGCGCCCCCGTCTTCACCTTCCATGTTGGCGGCGAGGCGGCGATCTTCCGCGACGGCCCGCCCATCCTACAGTTGACGGCGGATGCCGAGGCCGCCGCGGCCGCGCCGGCCGGCACGGGCATCGTGGGCAGCCTGCGGCTTGCCCTGCCGGCGCTGCACGCCGCCCTGCCGCCCGCCGACCGCCCGCCCCCCGCGCCGCGCCGGCGTGCCGCGCCGCCGCCCCCGGCCGAGCCGATCCCGGCCGCCTGGCTGCTGCACCGGCTGCACGCCGCCCTGCCGGGCGAGGCGATCCTGGTGGAGGAGGCGCCCTCCCACCGGCCGGCGATGCAGGAGCAGTTGCCACGGACGCGCTGGGGCAGCTTCTTCACCATGGCCAGCGGCGGGCTGGGCTATTCCCTGCCGGCCGCCGTCGGAATCGCCCTGGCGCGGCCCGGCGAGCGCGTGGTGGCACTGATCGGCGACGGCTCGATGATGTACTCGCCCCAGGCGCTGTGGACGGCCGTGCAGCATGGGCTGCCGCTGACCGTGGTGGTGGTGAACAACGGCGGCTATGGCGCCATGCGCTCCTTCAGCCAGGTGCTGCAGGTGCGCGACGTGCCGGGGATCGACCTGCCCGGGCTGGATTTCGTCGCCCTGGCGCGGAGCATGGGCTGCCCCGGCCAGCGGGTGACGCGGCCGGAGGAGCTGGACGGGGCGCTGCACGCCGCCTGCCGCTCCGAGGGGCCGGCGCTGGTGGAGGTGGTCGTCGATGCGGCCATCCCCACCCTCTACCACCGGGGCTGA
- a CDS encoding protein-disulfide reductase DsbD family protein: MLRLILLWAGLIGAAPALALESLPVESPRARVTLVSEAAAVAPGQPVRLLLRQVLAPGWHTYWSNPGDAGAPPELALTLPPGASVTPLAFPAPQRIPFGPLVNFGYEGEVAFPLTLTPPADLPAGGVLTVEASGTWLTCADVCIPEEGSFRLDLPVEAAPRPDPAEAAAFAAAEASLPRPSPWAARAGFDGAAGALELTGPELSAGQVRNAFFFPAAPGLLDHAAPQPLSVRDGALTLGLTRPAGAAAADGPLAGVVAITDAAGLRAAYAVAAPLGAVPARPAGAPPPGRAAPWQDTPWQATLGQATLWAALGGLLLNLMPCVFPILAMKAMALAKLSGAARGTIRAQAAGTTAGVVLSFLALGAALAGLRAAGVAAGWGFQFTQPAFVAAMAWLMLAVGLNLSGAFTLRGPVLAGGAPRGGVAGSVLTGVLAVLVATPCTAPFMAAALGATLVLPPVGALAVFAALGLGMAAPYALLALFPGLAAFLPRPGAWMERLRQALAFPMYGAAAWLAWVLAQQAGPDGVLLVLAGGLLVGFAAWAWGQAQPAGPRGRRVGGALAGAALLAALALLPRLGAAPEAPSALAGEEGETWSAARLAGLRAEGRPVFVNLTAAWCITCKVNERVALDRPAVREAFARRGVAMLTGDWTRGDPAITALLRAQGRDGVPLYLLYPPGGGEPAQLPQILTEGIVLRALEAAWAGGRVATGS, translated from the coding sequence ATGCTGCGGTTGATCCTTCTATGGGCGGGGCTGATCGGGGCGGCGCCGGCCCTGGCGCTGGAGAGCCTGCCGGTCGAATCCCCGCGGGCCCGTGTCACGCTGGTCAGCGAGGCGGCGGCGGTGGCGCCCGGACAGCCCGTGCGCCTGCTGCTGCGGCAGGTGCTGGCGCCAGGCTGGCACACCTACTGGTCCAATCCGGGCGATGCCGGCGCGCCGCCGGAACTGGCGCTGACCCTGCCGCCGGGCGCCTCCGTCACGCCGCTCGCCTTCCCGGCGCCGCAGCGCATCCCCTTCGGCCCGCTGGTGAACTTCGGCTACGAGGGCGAGGTCGCCTTCCCGCTGACGCTGACCCCTCCCGCCGATCTGCCGGCCGGCGGGGTGCTGACCGTCGAGGCCAGCGGCACCTGGCTGACCTGCGCCGATGTCTGCATCCCGGAGGAAGGGAGCTTCCGCCTGGACCTGCCGGTCGAGGCCGCCCCGCGCCCCGACCCGGCCGAGGCGGCGGCCTTCGCGGCGGCCGAGGCGTCCCTGCCTCGCCCCTCGCCCTGGGCGGCGCGCGCGGGCTTCGACGGCGCCGCGGGGGCGCTGGAGCTGACCGGGCCGGAGCTCTCGGCGGGGCAGGTGCGGAACGCCTTCTTCTTTCCCGCCGCTCCCGGGCTGCTCGACCACGCCGCGCCGCAGCCGCTCTCCGTGCGGGACGGGGCGCTGACCCTGGGCCTGACCCGCCCGGCCGGAGCCGCCGCCGCGGACGGGCCGCTCGCCGGCGTCGTGGCGATCACCGATGCGGCCGGGCTGCGCGCCGCCTACGCCGTCGCCGCCCCGCTCGGCGCGGTGCCGGCGCGCCCGGCCGGGGCGCCGCCCCCGGGGCGGGCCGCGCCCTGGCAGGATACGCCCTGGCAGGCCACGCTCGGGCAGGCCACGCTCTGGGCGGCGCTGGGCGGCCTGCTGCTGAACCTCATGCCCTGCGTCTTCCCCATCCTGGCGATGAAGGCCATGGCGCTGGCGAAGCTGTCCGGCGCCGCGCGCGGCACGATCCGCGCCCAGGCGGCGGGGACCACCGCGGGGGTGGTGCTGAGCTTCCTGGCGCTCGGCGCGGCGCTCGCCGGGCTGCGCGCGGCGGGGGTCGCCGCCGGCTGGGGCTTCCAGTTCACCCAGCCCGCCTTCGTCGCCGCCATGGCCTGGCTGATGCTGGCGGTCGGGCTGAACCTGTCGGGCGCCTTTACGTTGCGCGGGCCCGTGCTGGCCGGCGGCGCCCCGCGCGGGGGCGTCGCGGGCTCGGTGCTGACGGGGGTGCTGGCGGTGCTGGTCGCCACGCCCTGCACCGCGCCCTTCATGGCGGCGGCGCTGGGCGCCACCCTGGTCCTGCCGCCGGTCGGGGCGCTGGCGGTCTTCGCCGCGCTGGGCCTGGGCATGGCGGCTCCCTATGCGTTGCTGGCGCTGTTCCCGGGGCTCGCCGCCTTCCTGCCGCGCCCGGGGGCCTGGATGGAGCGGCTGCGCCAGGCCCTGGCCTTCCCGATGTACGGCGCCGCGGCCTGGCTGGCCTGGGTGCTGGCGCAGCAGGCCGGGCCGGATGGCGTGCTGCTGGTGCTGGCGGGCGGGTTGCTGGTGGGCTTCGCCGCCTGGGCCTGGGGGCAGGCGCAGCCCGCCGGGCCGCGCGGGCGGCGGGTCGGCGGCGCGCTGGCCGGCGCGGCGCTGCTGGCGGCGCTGGCGCTGCTGCCACGCCTGGGCGCGGCTCCCGAAGCCCCGTCCGCCCTGGCCGGAGAGGAGGGGGAGACGTGGTCCGCCGCCCGCCTCGCCGGGCTGCGGGCGGAGGGGCGGCCGGTCTTCGTGAACCTCACCGCCGCCTGGTGCATCACCTGCAAGGTGAACGAGCGCGTGGCCCTGGACCGCCCGGCGGTTCGCGAGGCCTTCGCCCGGCGCGGCGTCGCCATGCTGACAGGCGACTGGACCCGTGGCGACCCGGCGATCACCGCGCTGCTGCGCGCCCAGGGGCGGGACGGGGTGCCGCTCTACCTGCTCTATCCGCCGGGGGGCGGGGAGCCGGCGCAACTGCCGCAGATCCTGACGGAAGGCATCGTTCTTCGCGCCCTGGAGGCGGCCTGGGCCGGCGGGCGGGTGGCGACGGGGAGCTGA
- a CDS encoding enoyl-CoA hydratase/isomerase family protein, with the protein MPHPELVVSQRDGIATVLIDRPEKRNALTLPMWVALAEAMDGLSADTALRCVILRGAGEASFSAGADIAAFRHERGTPEREAAYAEALENAFLSIERCVHPVVAAVRGWAMGGGCGIALMADFRVGGPGTRLGIPARMLNLYYPHAGLDALLRIAGHAVASEMLLEGRVYDGAEALERRLLNRLAGEDAEVPAEAEALARRIAEGAPLANRFHKAALRALRGPLPIGAADRAAADAFPGTADFQEAVAAFAERRRPVFRGL; encoded by the coding sequence ATGCCGCATCCGGAACTCGTCGTCTCGCAGCGCGACGGCATCGCGACGGTGCTGATCGACCGGCCGGAGAAGCGCAACGCCCTGACCCTGCCGATGTGGGTGGCGCTGGCCGAGGCCATGGACGGGCTCTCCGCCGACACCGCCTTGCGCTGCGTGATCCTGCGCGGTGCGGGCGAGGCCTCCTTCTCCGCCGGCGCCGACATCGCGGCCTTCCGCCACGAGCGCGGCACGCCGGAGCGCGAGGCCGCCTATGCGGAGGCGCTGGAGAACGCCTTCCTGTCCATCGAGCGCTGCGTGCATCCGGTGGTGGCGGCGGTGCGCGGCTGGGCCATGGGCGGCGGCTGCGGCATCGCGCTGATGGCCGATTTCCGCGTCGGCGGGCCGGGGACGCGGCTGGGCATCCCGGCACGGATGCTGAACCTCTACTACCCGCATGCCGGTCTCGACGCGTTGCTGCGCATCGCCGGGCATGCGGTGGCGAGCGAAATGCTGCTGGAAGGCCGGGTCTATGACGGGGCCGAGGCGCTGGAGCGACGGCTGCTGAACCGCCTGGCGGGAGAGGACGCGGAGGTCCCGGCGGAGGCGGAGGCGCTGGCCAGGCGAATCGCCGAGGGCGCGCCGCTGGCCAACCGCTTCCACAAGGCGGCGCTGCGCGCGCTGCGCGGTCCCCTGCCGATCGGCGCCGCCGACCGCGCCGCGGCCGATGCCTTCCCCGGCACGGCGGATTTCCAGGAGGCGGTGGCGGCCTTCGCCGAGCGGCGCAGGCCCGTCTTCCGGGGGCTCTAG